One Xiphophorus hellerii strain 12219 chromosome 1, Xiphophorus_hellerii-4.1, whole genome shotgun sequence DNA segment encodes these proteins:
- the snai1b gene encoding snail family zinc finger 1b, with amino-acid sequence MPRSFLVKKYFSNKKPYYRENQLESQTAFVPESFPLAELPTQNNASALTCHPSSPFFTSSDALPAPLSPINPASLAPSPLGPLNLTSSPSSSSGEEEEDGGRTSDPPSPEVIQSIYHCLHCSKSYGSLSALSHHQLSSHQLPPSGPLLQTASTPSEVSPRPAFHCKHCSKEYTSLGALKMHIRSHTLPCVCPTCGKAFSRPWLLRGHIRTHTGERPFACQHCNRAFADRSNLRAHLQTHSEVKKYQCGSCSRTFSRMSLLHKHSSSGCCPSS; translated from the exons ATGCCTCGATCTTTTCTTGTCAAGAAGTATTTCTCCAACAAGAAGCCTTATTACAGGGAAAACCAGCTGGAAAGTCAAACAG cttttgtcCCAGAAAGCTTTCCACTGGCCGAACTTCCAACACAAAACAACGCGTCTGCGCTCACTTGCCATCCCAGTAGCCCCTTCTTCACCAGCTCCGATGCCCTGCCTGCTCCCCTCTCTCCAATTAACCCGGCGTCCCTGGCTCCCTCTCCGCTGGGCCCTTTGAACCTCACCAGCTCtccttccagcagcagcggagaggaagaagaggacgGCGGCCGTACCTCAGATCCCCCCAGCCCGGAGGTCATCCAGAGCATCTACCACTGTCTACACTGCAGCAAGAGCTATGGCAGCCTCTCTGCTCTCTCGCATCATCAGCTGTCCAGCCACCAGCTCCCTCCAAGCGGTCCATTACTGCAGACTGCTTCCACTCCCTCAGAGGTATCCCCACGCCCAGCTTTCCACTGCAAACATTGCTCCAAGGAGTACACCAGCCTGGGAGCTCTGAAGATGCACATCCGCTCACACACTCTTCCCTGCGTGTGCCCGACTTGcggcaaagccttctccaggcCCTGGCTGCTCAGAGGACACATCCGCACGCACACAG GTGAGCGCCCCTTTGCTTGTCAACACTGCAACCGGGCCTTCGCCGACCGCTCCAACCTGCGAGCCCACCTGCAGACCCACTCAGAGGTGAAGAAGTACCAGTGCGGCTCGTGCTCGCGGACCTTCAGCCGCATGTCCCTGCTGCATAAACACAGCTCCTCTGGGTGTTGTCCCTCATCCTAG